From Candidatus Hydrogenedens sp., the proteins below share one genomic window:
- a CDS encoding ABC transporter substrate-binding protein, whose translation MLRNLFAIFIITATLISCGPSQQASDSQKVSTSNKKEIEIAVIPKSFSHQFWLTVKAGAEQAGKELGVKIIWQGTAKETEVEQQINIVQDMINRNVNAIVLAASDANALVGIVETAVKKGIPVVTIDSGVNSEKPVSFVATDNVAGAKIAAEHLAKLIGEEGDVGLIPFVPGAATSEMRERGFKEGIANYPKIKLVSTLYSESNVAKAMDVTNDMLTSFPSIKGIFAANESSAVGCAQAIKSKGKAGQVKIVAFDAAEEEIQSLKDGVIQALIVQNPFNMGYLGVKTAYDTIQGKPVEKRIDTGVTVVTLDNINNPEIQKLLNPI comes from the coding sequence ATGCTCAGAAATCTCTTTGCAATATTCATCATTACCGCAACTTTAATTTCTTGCGGTCCTTCTCAACAAGCGTCAGATTCACAAAAAGTCTCTACATCCAACAAAAAAGAAATAGAAATCGCAGTTATCCCGAAATCCTTTTCACATCAATTCTGGCTAACAGTAAAAGCGGGTGCAGAACAAGCAGGGAAAGAATTAGGCGTAAAAATCATCTGGCAGGGAACAGCAAAAGAAACAGAAGTGGAACAACAAATAAATATCGTTCAAGATATGATAAACCGTAATGTTAATGCGATTGTCCTTGCTGCAAGTGATGCAAATGCCCTTGTTGGTATCGTCGAAACTGCGGTAAAAAAAGGCATTCCCGTGGTCACTATCGATTCTGGTGTAAATTCCGAAAAGCCAGTATCCTTTGTAGCAACAGATAACGTCGCTGGAGCCAAAATTGCAGCAGAACATCTCGCCAAACTCATAGGTGAAGAAGGGGATGTTGGACTGATACCTTTTGTGCCTGGTGCCGCTACTTCTGAAATGAGAGAACGTGGATTTAAAGAGGGCATCGCCAACTATCCCAAAATAAAATTAGTTTCAACCCTATATAGTGAAAGTAATGTGGCTAAAGCAATGGATGTGACTAATGATATGCTAACGTCCTTCCCGAGTATCAAAGGCATCTTCGCCGCTAATGAATCCAGTGCGGTCGGCTGTGCACAGGCTATAAAAAGCAAAGGGAAAGCAGGACAGGTAAAAATTGTTGCCTTCGATGCTGCGGAAGAGGAAATTCAGTCCCTTAAAGATGGTGTCATTCAGGCACTCATCGTCCAGAACCCATTTAATATGGGCTATCTTGGTGTCAAAACTGCATACGATACAATTCAAGGGAAACCTGTTGAAAAAAGAATTGACACTGGTGT